A stretch of the Rhizomicrobium sp. genome encodes the following:
- the surE gene encoding 5'/3'-nucleotidase SurE — MPLRILVTNDDGIHAPGLVAAEKIARALTDDVWIVAPETEQSGASHSLTLTMPLRLREVDPRRFAVTGTPTDCVMMACAHVMKDKPPTLILSGVNRGSNIADDVTYSGTIAGAMEGCALGIPSIALSQSYGWTEGDAVRWECGEVQGPPLIRKLVEAGWPDDVLMNINFPDAAPSEVKGIDIAAQGKRDLQTAALERRVDARGNPYFWIGFKRVRSNPPRGTDLHAVYNKRIAVTPLHLNLTEFKVVETLREKLGDIALA, encoded by the coding sequence ATGCCCCTGCGAATCCTGGTCACCAATGACGACGGCATCCACGCCCCCGGCCTGGTCGCCGCCGAGAAGATCGCCCGCGCCCTCACCGACGACGTCTGGATCGTCGCGCCCGAGACCGAGCAGTCCGGCGCCTCGCACTCGCTCACTCTCACCATGCCGCTGCGCCTGCGCGAGGTCGACCCGCGCCGCTTCGCGGTCACCGGCACGCCGACCGACTGCGTGATGATGGCCTGCGCCCATGTGATGAAGGACAAGCCGCCGACCCTGATCCTCTCCGGCGTCAATCGCGGCTCCAACATCGCCGACGACGTGACCTATTCGGGCACCATCGCGGGCGCGATGGAAGGCTGCGCGCTCGGCATCCCGTCCATCGCGCTCAGCCAGTCCTATGGCTGGACCGAAGGCGACGCGGTGCGCTGGGAGTGCGGCGAGGTCCAGGGCCCGCCGCTGATCCGGAAGCTGGTGGAAGCCGGCTGGCCCGACGACGTGCTGATGAACATCAACTTCCCGGACGCCGCGCCGAGCGAGGTCAAGGGCATCGACATCGCCGCCCAGGGCAAGCGCGACCTGCAGACCGCGGCGCTCGAGCGCCGCGTCGACGCGCGGGGCAATCCTTATTTCTGGATCGGTTTCAAGCGCGTCCGCTCGAACCCGCCGCGGGGCACCGACCTGCACGCGGTCTACAACAAGCGGATCGCGGTGACGCCGCTGCACCTCAACCTCACCGAGTTCAAGGTGGTCGAGACCCTGCGCGAGAAGCTCGGCGACATCGCGCTGGCGTAG
- a CDS encoding protein-L-isoaspartate(D-aspartate) O-methyltransferase yields the protein MTVDPRRIQLIMELRGQGIFDPRVLDAIERTPRDAFVDEPLQYAAFNNTALPIACGQTISQPFVVAYMTQQLDVQPGHRVLEIGTGSGYQAAVLAPLCRRVYTVERHKPLLAQAQSRFKALGLHNIATRHGDGFAGWAEQAPFDRIILSAAAERVPLILIEQLKPGGILVAPVGGVPDSDSSAPLERFSQRLTKMIRTGTGMTEEVLIPVVFVPMLSGLP from the coding sequence ATGACCGTCGACCCGCGCCGGATCCAGCTCATCATGGAATTGCGCGGCCAGGGTATTTTCGACCCGCGCGTGCTGGACGCGATCGAGCGCACGCCGCGCGACGCCTTCGTCGACGAGCCGCTGCAATACGCGGCCTTCAACAACACGGCGCTGCCCATCGCCTGCGGCCAGACCATCAGCCAGCCCTTCGTCGTCGCCTATATGACGCAGCAGCTCGACGTGCAGCCGGGCCACCGCGTGCTCGAGATCGGCACCGGCTCCGGCTACCAGGCCGCGGTGCTCGCGCCGCTGTGCCGCCGCGTCTACACGGTCGAACGGCACAAGCCTTTGCTGGCGCAGGCGCAGAGCCGCTTCAAGGCGCTCGGCCTGCACAACATCGCGACAAGGCATGGCGACGGCTTCGCAGGCTGGGCCGAACAGGCGCCGTTCGACCGCATCATCCTGTCGGCGGCGGCCGAACGCGTGCCGTTAATCCTTATCGAACAGTTAAAGCCGGGCGGAATCCTCGTTGCGCCTGTAGGGGGTGTCCCGGATTCGGACAGTTCCGCGCCGTTGGAAAGGTTTTCGCAACGTTTGACGAAGATGATCCGCACCGGGACAGGCATGACGGAAGAAGTCCTCATCCCTGTCGTCTTCGTCCCGATGCTGTCGGGCCTACCGTGA
- a CDS encoding M23 family metallopeptidase: MDRISCKGALAAAVLLSAGLLSGCVADSPRTQLDWYPASDHHAPRSRIATAAPPAPRRVHRAPVQRVALDCPVPKAKPNSTPAWYNAANNPAPAVQPVTYAPPAGALAFGWPLAGTVVADYGSNVSGERNAGIDIAAPVGTPIHAAASGQISYAGNELRGYGNLVLIKHDDGYVTAYAHADRITVNRGDHVEKGQVIGYSGQTGDVTSPQLHFEIRKGVQPVNPRSLLAASRAS, encoded by the coding sequence ATGGATCGGATTTCCTGCAAGGGCGCCTTGGCCGCCGCCGTTCTTCTCTCTGCCGGCCTGCTGAGCGGCTGCGTCGCCGACAGTCCGCGCACCCAGCTCGACTGGTACCCGGCGTCCGATCACCACGCGCCGCGCAGCCGCATCGCCACCGCCGCGCCGCCGGCCCCGCGCCGCGTCCATCGTGCGCCGGTGCAGCGCGTCGCGCTCGATTGCCCGGTACCGAAGGCCAAACCCAATTCGACGCCCGCCTGGTACAACGCCGCGAACAATCCGGCGCCGGCGGTCCAGCCCGTGACCTACGCGCCGCCGGCCGGCGCGCTGGCCTTCGGCTGGCCGCTCGCCGGCACGGTCGTTGCCGACTACGGCAGCAATGTCAGCGGCGAGCGCAATGCCGGCATCGACATCGCCGCGCCGGTCGGCACACCGATCCATGCCGCCGCCTCCGGCCAGATCAGCTATGCCGGCAACGAGCTGCGCGGCTACGGCAATCTCGTGCTGATCAAGCATGACGACGGCTATGTCACCGCCTACGCCCATGCCGACCGCATCACGGTCAACCGCGGCGACCATGTGGAGAAGGGCCAGGTCATCGGCTATTCCGGCCAGACCGGCGACGTGACGAGCCCGCAGCTCCATTTCGAGATCCGCAAGGGCGTGCAGCCGGTCAACCCGCGCAGCCTGCTGGCTGCGTCGCGCGCGAGCTAA
- a CDS encoding ATP-binding protein — protein sequence MPKPRKPVSGAGDGATLKRIAAALERLAPGALAAAAPAGGDAFVWEPGHGGLMAVAHVAAMPLSLLKGIEASRDTLLENTRRFAHGLPANNALLWGARGMGKSSLVKAAHAEVNRGLKGKARLVLVEIHREEIGSLPQLLRLLRGDGRRYLLYCDDLSFDRDDTSYKSLKAALEGGLEGRPENVLFYATSNRRHLMPRDMMDNERSTAINPSEAVEEKVSLSDRFGLWLGFHNCGQDEYLAMIDGYAAHYGLMLEKNELYRRALAWAAGRGARSGRVAWQFIQDLGGELGKTL from the coding sequence ATGCCCAAGCCTCGAAAACCTGTTTCCGGCGCCGGTGACGGCGCGACGCTGAAGCGGATCGCCGCGGCGCTGGAGCGGCTGGCACCGGGCGCGCTCGCGGCCGCGGCGCCCGCCGGCGGCGACGCCTTCGTCTGGGAGCCGGGCCATGGCGGGCTGATGGCGGTGGCGCATGTCGCCGCCATGCCGCTGTCGCTGCTGAAGGGCATCGAGGCGTCGCGCGACACCCTTCTGGAGAACACGCGGCGCTTCGCGCACGGCCTGCCCGCCAACAACGCGCTTCTGTGGGGCGCGCGCGGCATGGGCAAGAGCTCGCTGGTGAAGGCGGCGCATGCCGAGGTCAATCGCGGACTGAAAGGCAAGGCGCGGCTCGTGCTGGTCGAAATCCACCGCGAGGAGATCGGCAGCCTGCCGCAGCTCCTGCGCCTGCTGCGCGGCGACGGCCGGCGCTATCTGCTCTATTGCGACGACCTGTCCTTCGACCGCGACGACACCAGCTACAAATCGCTGAAGGCGGCGCTGGAAGGCGGGCTCGAGGGGCGGCCGGAGAACGTGCTGTTCTACGCGACCTCCAACCGGCGCCATCTGATGCCGCGCGACATGATGGACAATGAGCGTTCCACCGCGATCAATCCCTCGGAAGCGGTCGAAGAGAAGGTGTCGCTCTCGGACCGTTTCGGCCTGTGGCTCGGCTTCCACAATTGCGGGCAGGACGAGTATCTCGCGATGATCGACGGCTATGCCGCGCATTACGGATTGATGCTGGAGAAGAACGAGCTCTACCGGCGCGCCCTCGCCTGGGCGGCGGGACGCGGCGCCCGCTCGGGCCGCGTCGCCTGGCAGTTCATCCAGGACCTGGGCGGCGAGCTGGGGAAGACGCTTTAG
- the yajC gene encoding preprotein translocase subunit YajC, whose amino-acid sequence MQDFLANPLSMLILIAPVIYFLVLRPQQQQAKQHRAAIDNLRRGDTVVTAGGVIGRVVKAPVKEDAEVTVEIADNVQIKVVKTTLAEIRAKSQPVDTKSDKS is encoded by the coding sequence ATGCAAGATTTCCTCGCCAATCCGCTCAGCATGCTCATTCTGATCGCGCCGGTCATCTATTTCCTGGTCCTGCGCCCTCAGCAGCAGCAGGCCAAGCAGCATCGCGCGGCGATCGACAATCTGCGCCGCGGCGACACGGTGGTGACCGCGGGCGGTGTGATCGGCCGCGTCGTGAAGGCCCCGGTCAAGGAAGACGCCGAAGTGACGGTCGAGATCGCCGACAATGTGCAGATCAAGGTGGTCAAGACGACGCTCGCCGAGATCCGTGCCAAGTCGCAGCCGGTCGACACCAAGTCGGACAAGAGCTGA